From Solanum stenotomum isolate F172 chromosome 2, ASM1918654v1, whole genome shotgun sequence:
AATcctttttatttcattcatttaattctaatatATCTTGGCTTCTTTTCATTAGTCTTCtctagagctgtcaatatggatTGACTCATTTTATCTAAGTTAATTCATATCGATTTTGAAATTTAACGGGACAAATTTAGCTGATCTATTTTTTTCGTGAGCTAGAAAATAGTCCGCCCAACCCACAAGTATGTGGATTACATGATGTGGTCGGGTCAgcctattttaaaaaaaaacatatttttttataattttataaatgaaattataatttaaaaagattatCGTAAAAATCAACAAGACAATATTATATGGTGTTAGTGCCATTACTTGTTAAttaaatccacaaataaaatcatctttataatatttattaagtttgatttcaagtaaaagtataaatggctaaatagaaatatttacttaattattttataatgatcataataaaacacaaaaattatgaCAATATTTCATAGGTTACGGCCTACATAGTGATTCTCTAGAAAttagtaatttatattttatgtaatacatattttataaacatagtttgtatttaaattataatatttaaaactttaaatagattttgaatttggactcttgtttattttaatactctattttatttttatttggcccacggACCGACCCTACCTATATTTCTCAAGACGCACAAATCAGCCTGCTTATTCAGGTCggactaaaaaatatttttcttaaacgAGCTCCAAAATTCTTAACTCAACCCTATCAAATCACAGAGAAccatttatttatgaatattttttgataatgtttgttagaaagaaccCATTTTTGTGTTTAGAGGAAAACATAGAATATTTCGAAATCCTTTCAACTTAAATATTTTGGTGTCTAGGAGGTTTTAGAATGTTGTTTTTGATAAAGTGCTAAACTTCTAAAGTTTGTCTATAGATACATGAATCATCTATAACTTGAACCCCATGCTTATATTACTGAAATTCAATTTGATTTCCTCTATAACTTACATTAAAAATTGAAGAGACATTAATTTGGTTTCTCCCTTTCGAGGtttcttttgaatttaaattcaataCAATATTTGTAGTACATCAATCTATGCAGATGGGACATGGTTGATGCTATATTTTTCCTTGCTAAGAATTTATGGGTGGTtttaggggtgtcaaaaatgaGCTCAAATATAAGTAATCTGTCAACCTAATTCGTCCGGAATTTTAAGGGTTGaactcaaaataattttgtcaaataaaaaaatgagatgGCTCTAgttcaaaaataattactattaaagataaaatgaaaaaataataattaattttgtcataAATTGAGATGGCTAGCTCTAGtaagtgaaaaatatttataaatcataaataaaagattactttacatcatttattttgaataattaattttgtcataAATCATTTAATATggttgttaattactttacatttttttagttgaatAGTTTGAAAATAATCAATAGGGTAATGGTGGAAAGTAGCATTTGGtttatttctttaaatattcTCTTAAGGGGTGTGTCAAATCCCAACAACTCACTTAATAAGGACTAACGAAAGTGAATTTACCTAAGTTagggtatttatagttttcaatagcaattactattaaaattaaaatgagaaaaataatttattttgtcataaACTGAGATGACTCTAGTACATATTCAATGAATTATTGAAGGCTTGCCACAcagtaagaaaaatatttaaggacatAAATAAATGTCACTTTTCAATATTATCCTCTTGATTATTTCCAAATTGTCCCCCTAAAAGTATACCCTCATTAAAATTCAAGTATGGTTCTTATAATACTCCTAGGCAACGCATATAAGAtttgtgaatgaaaaattaaaaatagaagttcaaaattctgatttttttttaacatccTCCTATACCTGATTCCTAAATCCTCTATATACAAAAGTAATATAAAAAGTAGAAGCCAAACAAATGAAAGGAGGACCAAAGATTGTGTTGGAAGGTCGGAGGTATCCATTCTTAATTGAAAGTCTCctattcaaatttcaagaataaaattattttcaacagaaaatgttttaaatttgaacTAATCAAAGTCCAAAACAAATCCCAAACACTAGGttcaaaataataacaataatatatttagtgtaattGCACAGGTAAGATTTAGGAGGATAGTGTGTATCCAGACTTTATCCTTATCTTGTGGAGGtagaaaagttattttcaaaTGATTCTTGTCTCAAGTAATGCATATCaaaccaattttaaaaaataaaatatagaagtaAAAACAAACATAGAAAATATATAGTAGAGAACATTACATAGCATTCAgaaaaaacaacataaacaCCAATAAGATAATACGATAACCGTTAAAGAAACAACAGTAATAAAAATCGAAGGAAAAAAACTACGAGACTAATACTAATACTACTGATATGCAAAGAGAAAAAGGTAAAAGGAACACTTGGCTAAGGTTTTCACTTGCACGTTACAAAAGGtagaaaaagaaagtgaaataaACCATCATTGTGTTGCTACATATAACCGTTATATAACGGATCCATATGTTATACCGGGCtacataattcaaatatttagtGAATAAAGCAAAAAGCTTATTCCACTTTACACTTTTTTCCCTCCTTCCCAATATTGAACTATTCTTTCAATATccatataatatatagtttttaaTTCTTATAAATGACTTCTCAACGTTTACCATTCAAACATTTTCCTATCTAACTCTTCTTAATTTTCTCAACCCCCCCCCCCNcccccccccccccccccccgttcTTCCCTCActatgggttcttgcattagcAAATGCAATCCCCAAAAAAATCCTCAAGAAGATGATGATCAACATCATGAATGTGTTAAAGATAAACTTGTGATATCACAAGCTCCCGTATCTCCAAAAATCCATGTTCCTTCTTCAACTATCCAACCACCTCGAAAACTCGtatcttcttctccttcttcttcttcttgttcagTATCTCTTTCATCGTTTTCCTCTACTGCAACCAATGTTACGTTATCTTCATCTTTGTCATCGTCATCTTCCTCCTCTTCATCCTCTTATTTCAAGGATCGTTCTTTCTCGAATGATTTCTTGTTGTCTTGTGCACAAGAACATGACCATATACTTGACatcaagaaaaacaaagttAGTTATCAAAATACATCAACCATGTCTACAAGTGGCAAGAAATACTCCCGAtcaccatcatcatcatcaaccaCTTTGTCCAAACCACCAAGTCCTCGAAGAGAGTGCAATTCAACAACGACCCCTAAGAAAAGGCCACGTGCCAATTCGCCAATTATGGTTAGACAAAAGAGTTTTAGAAAAGAACATGATCAACAACTCATGATCAAGGGAAGTAACATTGGTAATAATCATACTTCAAGTATTACCTCTACCTATCATCATTTTCCTAGTACTAGAACAACCCTAAAATCGCCATCTCCAAGTCGAAGATTTCCTTCAAATTCGAATGGTGACATGAAGGAGAATTCATTTAGAAAATCAATAGCTTCAAAAGGGAACAATGGAAGTGTTATATCAAGATCATCATCTCTAAGAAGAGAGAATCATTTCACTCCAAAAAATGATGGAAAAATGAGAAATGTTTTTCCAATTTCTCCAAAGATTGATGAAATGGAAATTGGAGAAGAAgtgaagtcaaatgatcaagatttggactcatttctCATGGAGGATATTAATAATCCTCTCATTGccttggattgttttatttttctctagAGATGTACATGTTTTTGATACATTTTTCTGTTTTTTGCTTTACTTCTATGGGTCTCAAGAGGAATTGAACCCATAATTTAATGGTGAAAGTATGGCACTTTCTACCATATTGCTAAGACTTGTCTTGTTTGGAACGACAAGTTCATAacgtgtatttttttttcatatttacccTTATTTTTTCTTCGATCTTTTTTTCGAGTTTACAAGTATTGTACATTCCTTTGGGAACTATCATTTCGACAGGATACAAAAGGAAAGATTTATTGTGTTTGTTggaattatttgatttttcgaAATTGGTATACTTGTTTTGAcctagttatattttttttatataaagaaaaatgaatgtGACTTATGTAGTACACTATtgcttttaatattttttttattgttggatTTCTTAAAATATTGCACGTTCACCTATTGACAGCTTGGGCTGCTTAATCTTGGAATTGACaacaagattttaaaatttcttaccAAATATCAATTGTCAACTACATCATCATTTTGACATTTGCTAGAAACAACgggttttgatttttatgaaaagcaCGTATTTGGCCATTTCCTGTTTCCCTtccctttttttaaataattagttacaaaaaatctgaaatttcgaTATTAACAATACATACGTCATTCGAGATGgctcagttggtttggagggtAGTCATCCACAATTCCACATGGATGATACGGGATCGATCCCCCCTCAATAGTCAATACCTTCTGAGTCGAGTCTGTCGCATAGGACTCCTCTGTGTGGTTTGTAGGTTATTACGCACCATGGGGGTTGTTATCTAGTGCGCACAGGGTGCTACTACAATTTCGTTTCTATTTTGTTTGACATAGTTTGACTAgataacaaaatttaatttaagaaattaaaaaaaatagtctttAAATTTGTCATTACATTTGTATATCTATAAggcttttgaaatttatgatcttaaatataaattttgtgtaattataaaagaaattcatTATGAGATATAGAATAATCATTTAATTTAACAGATTGATAAATAAGTGTCAAACGAGGAAGGAGTAACAAATAAAGAACATGACACACTACAACAAAGAGACATTTATTGACATAGTTTTtcttttagcggcaattgaaTTACATTTGATGCATTTTATACAACACAGAAAACTTATTCGACATAAAGCTGAAACAgaattattattgtatattcTTTTAGATGACCGGTGTCATGATCCACTTAGATTCAACTCTTTATCGCTCCGattcataaagaaaaaaaggctGATGAAACTAGCTAGAAAATTATGAATATGTGATGAACTAATCCTCTCTAAATGAGACTTATAttactcactagttcaaatttAACGAGGTGCAAAAGTAATGAGACTTCATCAGAGTAGTTGGTTATTAAGTAGTTAAAAGGTGGTTAGGATGATTAAGGATAATATAGTCTTTTCTCTTAAAAGTTGTTATAACTAATTCTCCCAATAGTTAGTTACagaaacaactataaatacatgttCCTATCATTgaaattcttctttcttctcttctagtAGCCTCTGTAAATTGTGTCTAcgttcatggtatcagagccatacACAGTGACGAACTGTGATAGGCAATTTAGGTTGAAGAATCAGAGAGTTATTTTTGTCGATTCATAGATTCATCAAATTCTCAGTTGATTTGCAGATTGGAGTTCACAGTTGTTATTAACTGAGTTTGATTCTTATTCCGCAACAAGTTTGATTACTATGTCTCCAGATCGAGTAGCTGAAGAACTAGATCGAGGTATCAACAATGGAGAAATTGCTGGTTCCTTCACTTTGCCTTCTAATACAGTCTCATCATCTCAAGGTATTGACTACAACCATCCTCTGTTTCTTAGTCCTACTGATGTGAGTGGTGTTAGCCTTATCTCTTTTCAATTACTTGGCATTGAGAATTACACATTGTGGAGGCGATCTATTACACTAGCTCTATTGGGAAGAAATAAGATAGGATTGGTGGATGGATCCTGTAGGAAGGAAGTTTATGGTGAAGAACTGTGGGGGCAATGGAAGAGGGTAAATGTCATTGTATTGTCTTGGTTAATGAACTCAGTATCTAAGAGTATTCTTAGTGGTGTTGCTTTTGCTTCGAGTGCTTTGCAAGTTTGGAATGACTTGAAAGAGAGATTTGATAGAGTAGATGGCTTTAGAACATATAGTCTTCACAAAGACATTGTAACATTGCAACAAGGTACTAATTCAGTTTCTGAGTATTATACAAGACTTAAAACTTTGTGGGATGAGTCTGAACTTTTAGTGTCTGCACCTTGTTGCAACTGTGATAAATCAAAAGAATTTTAGCTCACATGAATAGGCAGAAGTTGTATCAGTTTTTGATGGGGTTAAATGAGTCCTATCAACATGCCAGAAGTCAGATTCTGATGCTAAATCCTCTACCTACTATTAATCATGCTTATGCTATGATAGTGGGAGATGAAAGCCAAAAGGCAATGATGtctcacaacaacaacatgggAATGAACACAGTTAGTGCTGACTCTGTGGCTATGTATTCTAAATCTGCATCTACCTCAAGTGTAAATCAGAGATTCAAGAGGAACTCAGTTTTGATTTGTGACTTTTGTAAGTGTAAAGGTTATAGCAAGGAGTATTGCTACAAGATTGTAGGGTATCCACCTGACTTCAAGTCAAAAAGAAGCTACAAGGTACTGCATCAGATGTCAATCCTGATCAGGTTCACTTCTCCTATGGTATGAATACTAATGTGCATGTACCAGGATGAGGGAGAAAAACTGATAGCTCTCAGAGTGATCATGGTGTACCAGGTCCTTCCAATTCTTCTAAGTTGATAAGTCAAGCTGAACTATAGGTGAAACAGCTGTTGAAGGGTTGCCCTTTCACAAAGGATCAATATAATTACATTCTCAAAGATTTTCAGCACAAGACAGACATTACCTCATTGGATTGTAATGCCTGCTCACACTGCAGGTAAATCATTACATGTTCCTGGTATTAACAGAGTGTGGATTGTAGATACTGGTGCTACCAACCATATGGTATCTGATTTAGATATATTTATCAAAGGCACTGTTTTGAAATTAGAGGTTCCTAAGATTTTGTACTTACATAATGGAGacagtgttgacacccaattttgatcctccccgataataattgatttttgagcttcttaatattcaaacgatttaaaaaaattagctaTGTCAAATTCAAATAGTTTCAAGGTTAGTGTAAATAATTTCAATCGATTTCTATAgtatttgaataataaatatatttcatataattatataagtaattagtatattttataaatgtttgataatcatatcaaaagatttttgcttcgttaaaataaatattttattaatttagttttagtttgaattataactctaattttgaattaattagtttattgaaAATcgattagtttataattaagttaattattttatctcgttaagattaaaaagctcataaattaattatgttaatttgTCCTATTTGAATTCTAGCCGaatcttctaaaattaattcatttggcTACCTTTTTAATCCGCTTGGCTAAATTGTTAATTAGttcctattattattttagccaaaatcTAACCTTTTATTCAAACCCATTTTAAGACCAAAATTTGGGCCACTTTGTAGCAGCCCAATACAATTTTCCAGCAAACCCAACCCACATTACAATACCCATCACCCACAACAACCCAATTCTATACCAAAAATCCACCCAACAATACAACATACATTAGCAAACATTCATACATACAACCCAATACGCACAGCAGACGCCAAAACCAGACCACCCCACCCCTGTACATCGCGTACTTCTTCTTCACGCGAATACTGAAATCCAGCGAGCAAATTGCGCTGTAAACTTGGAAATTTCGCTCAACTACGCTGCAGACTCATCACCCTCACGTCTCTTTTCCCCCTTTCTAAGGGATTTTCAAATCCATTCCACTGTTATCTTGAAAAGGGGCAGAGGAGTCCGAATTTAAAATTGGAAGATTCACCCGATTTCCCCCTATTTTCCAGCTATATATTCATCTCTTTTGATCACTGTTTGGGGAGAGGAAAGTTTTGAGTTCGATTCTTTGGCCATAATTGCTTTATACTTACGAATTTTATATTTAGCTCTCTGATTCCAAATTCCGAGAAGATCGCCGCTCGAATTTTCTTAGCTTGCCTTTAGTATTCAAATAGAGTGGTGGAATCGCTCTTCTTGTCGTCCTAGTATCGCTGCTCCGGGAAAGGTAATATCATTGTTCTTACTTTTCCTCCTTTCTTTTCGAATAAATTGTGATGTTTTTCATATCGGCTGGCTTTTCGTTGATTTTGAGATCGCTTGAATGTGTTTGAATTCTCATGGTTAATCGAGAGTTGGGTACGTATTAGAGGTGGTTGCTCGTTTGTTGTCGGTCTTAGcattcaaatatatatgtagGCATCGAGTGATTTTGTTCGCAAGGCTGAAGCATATGCTATTCTGTTGTATATTAATTTGGAATTGTTGTGCTGCCTTAAGATTTGTCATTTTGTTGGTCTCTTTGGAAAGTATATTTCTTAGCATGATTTGTATGTTGTTTAGCTATTTTTGGTGGTGTAGCAGTAGCCCATTTGCTGAAGATTTAATTGTTatagtttgattattattatattttttattttattttttgcctaACTATGAATAAGCTAGAGTCAGAATGTTTATTTTGACTAGTATGTGTTTGGTTAGGCTAGATTGTGATAAAGGCTTTAATTCATTAACTCTTATCCAAATCAGTGAGTTTTCGTCGCATTTTAAGAGTATGTCTTAGGTTGCTCCCTTCTCGGTCTAGCATGTAGCGAGTTCATAGGCTTGCTCTCTCTTTCTCTATAATTATTTTGGCTATATAAGTAGTTGTTTTGAGTATGTATTAGAGTCATTGTATGTCCActcttaattcattttttatgcgATTCAAGCATTTCCATTAGCATGTATTGAATTGTTATCCTTGTCAAGCATGCCTTTGGTGATGTATATTTGGATTGATTTGGATTTTTATGTAGTAAATTTTATCTCGCGCAAGCTGTAATCCCTCATGACTTATACTTTCTGCCCATTTGCTCTTTTCTTGGTGTGTTGACATGTTCGgttatttcttttgtacttgTTTCGCTATTTCGAATGCTGATGTTGTctcttttttgcttgttgtatGAACACCTCCCGAGTCCATGGTGGACTTCTTTTCTTTGCATTTTCGAGTCGAGCCATAAAGGCTCTTTTCTTTGTCATTTGAGTCGTCCAGGCCGTCGAGAGCAGGTGTACAGGTTGAAAGCATCAAATAAGGCCTGAAATTGGATTAACAGGTTCCGGAAAGCTGAAAGTGGGCTGAGATACATCATGTATACATTGATATACATACTGTATACACTAGCATACGTACTAAAATACCATATACAGGTTCAAAAACGAAAATACAGGCTGAAGTGGATCGTATACGATTGGTGTACGGTTCAATATACAGGAAAATGGGCCATGACGCGATCCGTATACAGCTGTATACATTTGGTGTATATACAAGATTTCAAGGGGCAAAAGTAGGGTCAAAGCCCAAACCCAATTGCAGCAGGCCCAAGAAGagtccaaattca
This genomic window contains:
- the LOC125855461 gene encoding uncharacterized serine-rich protein C215.13, which encodes MGSCISKCNPQKNPQEDDDQHHECVKDKLVISQAPVSPKIHVPSSTIQPPRKLVSSSPSSSSCSVSLSSFSSTATNVTLSSSLSSSSSSSSSSYFKDRSFSNDFLLSCAQEHDHILDIKKNKVSYQNTSTMSTSGKKYSRSPSSSSTTLSKPPSPRRECNSTTTPKKRPRANSPIMVRQKSFRKEHDQQLMIKGSNIGNNHTSSITSTYHHFPSTRTTLKSPSPSRRFPSNSNGDMKENSFRKSIASKGNNGSVISRSSSLRRENHFTPKNDGKMRNVFPISPKIDEMEIGEEVKSNDQDLDSFLMEDINNPLIALDCFIFL